Proteins found in one Clostridium kluyveri DSM 555 genomic segment:
- a CDS encoding acyl-protein synthetase, whose amino-acid sequence MKLLIENIIFRDQFEMFQKEKESMLLEIIKEQLALNEVNPNVGSMYRKLSIDISKISRLSQVPFIPVNMFKIFDLLTCRKEDVIRVLNSSSTTSKTPSKIYLDKDTSIRQSQALINTLKSFLGVTRKPLLILDTGNVNKNKGVLNARGAAIRGISNFASSITYVMDEEDGELKINLPRLKKFEEENKNKEILVYGFTYIIWSKFVTELKKKDIKLSLSKMKLLHSGGWKKLVSESVEKEEFNRVTAEIFGTSKSNIMDFYGMVEQLGVVFVDCECGYKHVPDFADIIIRDFNTLEEVEVGQQGIIEVLSILGTSYPSQGILTEDVGKFMGVDDCRCGRRGKYFKFRSRIEKAETRGCGDTFAEREEKK is encoded by the coding sequence ATGAAACTTTTAATAGAAAATATAATTTTCAGGGATCAATTTGAAATGTTTCAGAAAGAAAAAGAAAGTATGCTGCTTGAAATAATTAAAGAACAGCTTGCATTAAATGAAGTTAATCCAAATGTAGGAAGTATGTACAGGAAACTTTCAATAGATATTTCTAAAATTTCAAGGCTTAGCCAGGTGCCATTTATTCCAGTAAATATGTTTAAGATATTTGATCTTTTAACCTGCAGAAAAGAAGATGTAATAAGAGTATTGAATTCCAGTTCCACAACTTCAAAGACTCCAAGTAAGATATATCTGGATAAAGATACATCTATAAGACAATCTCAGGCACTTATAAATACATTAAAGAGTTTTTTAGGAGTTACCAGAAAGCCCCTTTTAATTTTAGACACGGGAAATGTAAACAAAAATAAGGGAGTGTTAAATGCCAGAGGGGCAGCAATTAGAGGAATTAGCAATTTTGCAAGCAGTATAACCTATGTTATGGATGAAGAAGATGGAGAACTTAAAATTAACCTGCCTAGGCTAAAAAAATTTGAGGAAGAGAATAAAAATAAGGAAATATTGGTTTATGGATTTACCTATATAATATGGAGTAAGTTTGTAACAGAGTTAAAGAAAAAAGATATTAAACTATCCCTTTCTAAAATGAAACTTTTACACAGCGGCGGGTGGAAGAAACTTGTGTCAGAGAGTGTTGAAAAAGAGGAATTTAACAGAGTGACAGCTGAGATATTTGGTACTTCAAAAAGCAACATTATGGATTTTTATGGAATGGTGGAACAGCTTGGCGTGGTGTTTGTGGATTGTGAATGTGGATATAAACATGTACCAGATTTTGCAGATATTATAATAAGAGATTTCAATACTTTAGAGGAAGTAGAGGTTGGACAACAGGGAATAATAGAAGTATTGAGTATCCTTGGAACCAGTTATCCTTCCCAGGGTATTTTAACAGAAGATGTAGGTAAATTTATGGGAGTTGATGATTGCAGATGTGGAAGACGGGGAAAATATTTTAAGTTTAGATCTAGAATAGAAAAAGCTGAAACAAGAGGCTGTGGAGATACTTTTGCAGAAAGGGAGGAGAAAAAATGA
- a CDS encoding DMT family transporter has translation MKKGYIFILLTAIFYSTQEISGKMLAQKGAMDPFQVMMIVFLIGAIILLPMAVKDIKVKKLKLTGNDLGYLALCGILAVSISMSMLQFAVTYTKASTAAVLFCTNAVFTIPFAYFILKEKIKGITIVSIIVSLIGVVIIFNPAKVMEGIGGSRDLIGICFALVAAVVWSLYTVISKKRIEIYGGYVFNCISFFFGVIALLILLVVTGRPIFSGITLNNILVLLYMGIFIKAVGYICYLGAIKETSAVTASTVFLIKPALATVLAILILGESIEVNVVIGIVFIIIGSIINYSSNKKANDLKKVANTSSAES, from the coding sequence TTGAAAAAAGGGTATATATTTATTTTATTGACGGCAATATTTTATAGCACTCAGGAGATTTCAGGAAAAATGTTAGCTCAAAAGGGTGCTATGGATCCATTTCAAGTTATGATGATTGTATTTTTAATAGGTGCGATAATACTGCTTCCTATGGCTGTGAAAGATATAAAAGTCAAAAAGCTTAAACTTACTGGTAATGATTTAGGGTATCTTGCTCTTTGTGGAATACTGGCAGTATCAATTTCTATGTCTATGCTCCAGTTTGCAGTTACTTATACTAAGGCATCTACTGCGGCGGTATTATTCTGTACTAATGCTGTATTTACCATACCTTTTGCATATTTCATATTAAAAGAAAAGATAAAAGGGATTACCATAGTTTCTATTATTGTTTCATTGATTGGTGTAGTTATAATATTTAATCCTGCAAAGGTTATGGAAGGTATTGGAGGAAGCAGGGATTTAATAGGAATATGTTTCGCACTTGTAGCAGCTGTAGTTTGGTCTTTATACACAGTAATAAGTAAAAAGAGAATTGAGATTTATGGAGGATATGTTTTTAATTGCATCTCTTTCTTCTTCGGGGTAATAGCACTTTTAATTCTCTTAGTAGTTACTGGCAGACCAATATTCAGTGGAATTACTTTAAATAATATTCTAGTGCTTTTATACATGGGTATTTTTATAAAAGCTGTTGGTTATATATGTTATCTTGGTGCCATAAAAGAGACTTCCGCTGTAACTGCATCTACAGTTTTTCTTATAAAACCTGCACTAGCTACAGTACTTGCAATTTTAATTTTAGGTGAAAGTATAGAGGTAAATGTAGTTATAGGTATTGTGTTTATAATTATAGGTTCTATTATAAATTATTCTAGTAATAAAAAGGCAAATGATTTAAAAAAAGTTGCTAATACTAGTAGTGCAGAGAGTTAA
- a CDS encoding 4-hydroxyphenylacetate 3-hydroxylase family protein: protein MSLMTGEEYVESLRKLKLNVYYLGEKIDNPVDNPVLRPSLNSVKMTYDLAQEAEYEDLMTTTSNITGEKINRFTNLHQSSEDLVKKVKMQRLCGQKTAACFQRCVGMDSFNAVYSTTFEIDKEYNTNYFENFKKFLTYVQKNDLTVDGAMTDPKGDRGLSPSKQADPDLYLRVVERREDGVVVRGAKAHQTGICNSHEVLVMPTIAMRPDDKDYAIAFSVPTDAEGITMIIGRQSCDTRKMEKDADIDVGNKEFGGVEALVVFDDVFVPNDRIFLNGETEYAGMLVERFAGYHRQSYGGCKVGVGDVLIGAAAVAADYNGAAKASHIKDKLIEMMHLNETLYACGIACSAEGHATKAGNYQIDLLLANVCKQNITRFPYEIVRLAEDIAGGLMVTMPSEKDYKSPEVGKYVEKYLVGVASVPVEDRMKILRLLENICLGTAAVGYRTESMHGAGSPQAQRIMISRQGNLAHKKKLAKKIARIED, encoded by the coding sequence ATGTCTTTAATGACTGGGGAAGAATATGTAGAAAGTTTACGTAAATTAAAATTAAACGTTTATTATCTGGGAGAGAAAATAGATAATCCAGTGGATAACCCTGTACTTCGTCCATCTTTAAATTCTGTTAAGATGACTTATGACTTGGCCCAAGAAGCAGAATATGAGGATTTAATGACAACAACATCAAATATAACAGGTGAAAAAATAAATAGATTTACAAATTTACATCAAAGCAGTGAAGATTTGGTAAAAAAAGTTAAAATGCAGAGATTGTGCGGACAAAAAACTGCAGCCTGTTTCCAAAGATGCGTTGGTATGGACTCATTTAATGCAGTGTACAGTACTACTTTTGAAATAGATAAGGAATATAATACAAATTATTTTGAAAATTTCAAGAAATTTTTAACTTATGTTCAAAAGAACGATTTAACAGTAGATGGAGCTATGACAGATCCAAAAGGAGACAGAGGATTGTCACCAAGCAAACAGGCTGATCCAGATTTATATTTAAGAGTTGTAGAAAGAAGAGAAGACGGTGTAGTTGTAAGAGGAGCAAAGGCTCACCAGACAGGTATATGTAATTCTCATGAAGTATTGGTTATGCCAACTATTGCTATGAGACCGGATGATAAAGATTATGCAATAGCTTTTTCTGTTCCTACAGATGCAGAAGGAATAACTATGATAATTGGAAGACAGTCCTGTGATACTAGAAAAATGGAAAAAGATGCGGACATAGATGTTGGTAATAAAGAATTTGGCGGAGTAGAAGCATTAGTAGTATTTGACGATGTATTTGTTCCAAATGACAGGATATTCTTAAATGGTGAAACTGAATATGCAGGAATGTTAGTAGAGAGATTTGCAGGATATCATAGACAAAGTTATGGTGGATGCAAAGTAGGAGTGGGAGATGTATTGATAGGCGCTGCTGCAGTGGCTGCAGACTATAATGGAGCTGCAAAGGCATCTCACATAAAGGATAAATTAATAGAAATGATGCATTTAAATGAAACTCTTTACGCTTGCGGAATTGCGTGCTCAGCAGAAGGACATGCAACAAAAGCTGGAAATTACCAAATAGACTTGCTTCTTGCAAATGTATGTAAGCAAAATATAACAAGATTCCCTTATGAAATTGTGAGATTAGCAGAAGATATAGCAGGAGGATTAATGGTTACTATGCCTTCTGAAAAGGATTATAAGAGTCCAGAGGTTGGAAAATATGTAGAGAAGTACTTGGTGGGAGTTGCATCCGTACCTGTTGAAGACAGAATGAAGATATTAAGATTATTAGAAAATATATGTCTTGGAACGGCTGCAGTAGGATATAGAACTGAATCCATGCATGGAGCAGGTTCACCTCAAGCACAGAGAATAATGATATCAAGACAGGGAAACCTAGCACATAAGAAGAAACTTGCAAAGAAGATAGCTAGAATAGAAGATTAA
- a CDS encoding acyl-CoA reductase, whose amino-acid sequence MIDCYSLDGYLYEKEISFNNFSHVNDILKSNLKLLNSMPTQVIVLILDEYSKRLSRDKKLLKIQGVSYLSFYFRKSNIEKLIKTSLKDEKYLDEFVSIGNDKYVKAQARGISCHWIAGNVSTLALYSIFQSLIARNSNLVKVPEKSMTLVLRLLKLLDDIQVVYEEKIYDSKDLLKNICLVYFPREDESLNKSMSIMADARIVWGGEDAVDYITSLPKKTTCKDVVFGPKYSFAVFDREVIEGDKCFSYMDKLVMDIVLFQQKACSSPQVLFVEKGSVPLKDVIEMLKKSFEKVGKRYNDSLNESTCAKIINERGVYSLDPDRDICSSRGLEYTILINDQIVLEEPMGGRCIFVKEIESIFDIENLITRRIQTIGHAISDKNKLFKFADRVTALGVNRVVGVGTMNIYDSPWDGNFMINELVTWCSLNI is encoded by the coding sequence ATGATAGATTGTTATTCATTGGATGGATACCTTTATGAAAAAGAGATAAGCTTCAATAATTTCAGTCATGTAAATGATATTTTGAAATCAAACTTAAAATTATTAAATTCCATGCCTACCCAAGTTATTGTACTTATACTAGATGAGTATAGTAAAAGACTGAGTAGGGATAAAAAACTTCTTAAAATTCAAGGAGTGTCTTATCTGTCATTTTATTTCAGAAAATCAAATATAGAAAAGTTGATAAAGACGAGTTTAAAGGATGAAAAGTATCTAGATGAGTTTGTATCCATAGGAAATGATAAGTATGTAAAAGCACAGGCAAGGGGAATAAGCTGCCACTGGATAGCAGGAAATGTAAGCACTCTTGCACTTTATTCAATTTTTCAATCGCTTATAGCGAGGAATTCAAACCTTGTAAAAGTTCCTGAAAAAAGTATGACCCTGGTTTTAAGACTGCTGAAGCTTTTGGATGATATACAGGTAGTTTATGAGGAAAAAATATATGATTCTAAAGATTTACTTAAAAATATATGTTTAGTATATTTTCCGAGGGAAGATGAATCTTTAAATAAATCCATGTCCATTATGGCAGATGCAAGAATTGTATGGGGAGGAGAAGATGCAGTAGATTACATTACATCACTTCCTAAAAAAACCACCTGTAAGGATGTTGTATTTGGGCCAAAGTATTCTTTTGCCGTATTTGACAGGGAAGTTATTGAAGGTGATAAGTGCTTTTCTTATATGGATAAATTAGTGATGGATATAGTCTTATTTCAGCAAAAAGCCTGTTCATCTCCTCAAGTACTTTTTGTGGAAAAAGGTTCTGTTCCTTTAAAAGATGTAATTGAGATGTTAAAGAAATCCTTTGAAAAGGTAGGTAAAAGATATAATGATTCTCTGAATGAAAGTACCTGTGCAAAGATTATAAATGAAAGAGGAGTGTACAGTCTTGACCCGGATAGGGATATCTGCAGCAGCAGAGGACTTGAATATACCATTTTAATTAATGATCAAATAGTATTGGAAGAGCCCATGGGCGGAAGATGTATTTTTGTAAAGGAAATAGAAAGCATATTTGATATAGAGAATTTGATTACCCGAAGAATTCAAACTATAGGGCATGCTATTTCAGATAAAAACAAGCTTTTTAAATTTGCAGATAGGGTCACAGCACTTGGAGTAAATAGAGTGGTAGGTGTAGGAACCATGAATATTTATGATTCCCCCTGGGATGGAAATTTTATGATAAATGAACTTGTAACGTGGTGTAGTCTAAATATTTAA
- a CDS encoding acetyl-CoA hydrolase/transferase family protein has translation MEWEEIYKEKLVTAEKAVSKIENHSRVVFAHAVGEPVDLVNALVKNKDNYIGLEIVHMVAMGKGEYTKEGMQRHFRHNALFVGGCTRDAVNSGRADYTPCFFYEVPSLFKEKRLPVDVALIQVSEPDKYGYCSFGVSNDYTKPAAESAKLVIAEVNKNMPRTLGDSFIHVSDIDYIVEASHPLLELQPPKLGDVEKAIGENCASLIEDGATLQLGIGAIPDAVLLFLKNKKNLGIHSEMISDGVMELVKAGVINNKKKTLHPGKIVVTFLMGTKKLYDFVNNNPMVETYSVDYVNNPLVIMKNDNMVSINSCVQVDLMGQVCSESIGLKQISGVGGQVDFIRGANLSKGGKAIIAIPSTAGKGKVSRITPLLDTGAAVTTSRNEVDYVVTEYGVAHLKGKTLRNRARALINIAHPKFRESLMNEFKKRF, from the coding sequence ATGGAGTGGGAAGAGATATATAAAGAGAAACTGGTAACTGCAGAAAAAGCTGTTTCAAAAATAGAAAACCATAGCAGGGTAGTTTTTGCACATGCAGTAGGAGAACCCGTAGATTTAGTAAATGCACTAGTTAAAAATAAGGATAATTATATAGGACTAGAAATAGTTCACATGGTAGCTATGGGCAAAGGTGAATATACAAAAGAGGGTATGCAAAGACATTTTAGACATAATGCTTTATTTGTAGGCGGATGTACTAGAGATGCAGTAAATTCAGGAAGAGCAGATTATACACCTTGTTTTTTCTATGAAGTGCCAAGTTTGTTTAAAGAAAAACGTTTGCCTGTAGATGTAGCACTTATTCAGGTAAGTGAGCCAGATAAATATGGCTACTGCAGTTTTGGAGTTTCCAATGACTATACCAAGCCAGCAGCAGAAAGTGCTAAGCTTGTAATTGCAGAAGTGAATAAAAACATGCCAAGAACTCTTGGAGATTCTTTTATACATGTATCAGATATTGATTATATAGTGGAAGCTTCACACCCATTGTTAGAATTGCAGCCTCCTAAATTGGGAGATGTAGAAAAAGCCATAGGAGAAAACTGTGCATCTTTAATTGAAGATGGAGCTACTCTTCAGCTTGGAATAGGTGCTATACCAGATGCGGTACTTTTATTCTTAAAGAACAAAAAGAATTTAGGAATACATTCTGAGATGATATCAGATGGTGTGATGGAACTGGTGAAGGCAGGGGTTATCAATAACAAGAAAAAGACCCTCCATCCAGGCAAAATAGTTGTAACATTTTTAATGGGAACAAAAAAATTATATGATTTTGTAAACAATAATCCAATGGTAGAAACTTATTCTGTAGATTATGTAAATAATCCACTGGTAATTATGAAAAATGACAATATGGTTTCAATAAATTCTTGTGTTCAAGTAGACTTAATGGGACAAGTATGTTCTGAAAGTATAGGATTGAAACAGATAAGTGGAGTGGGAGGCCAGGTAGATTTTATTAGAGGAGCTAATCTATCAAAGGGTGGAAAGGCTATTATAGCTATACCTTCCACAGCTGGAAAAGGAAAAGTTTCAAGAATAACTCCACTTCTAGATACTGGTGCTGCAGTTACAACTTCTAGAAATGAAGTAGATTATGTAGTTACTGAATATGGTGTTGCTCATCTTAAGGGCAAAACTTTAAGAAATAGGGCAAGAGCTCTAATAAATATCGCTCATCCAAAATTCAGAGAATCATTAATGAATGAATTTAAAAAGAGATTTTAG
- a CDS encoding NAD(P)H-dependent oxidoreductase subunit E yields the protein MITVLEGNSKNNLSGQEVIEKYPRKQRFILPILHDIQRKYKYIPRQSLENLSKYMDIPFNRLYSMVILLKKGIV from the coding sequence ATGATAACTGTATTAGAAGGAAATTCAAAGAATAATTTATCAGGACAAGAGGTGATTGAAAAATACCCCAGGAAGCAGAGATTTATTCTTCCTATACTACATGATATACAGAGGAAGTATAAGTATATACCAAGGCAGTCATTAGAAAATTTATCTAAGTATATGGATATTCCTTTTAATAGATTGTATAGTATGGTTATTTTATTGAAAAAGGGAATTGTATGA
- a CDS encoding MaoC family dehydratase has protein sequence MKGLTIDELKVGDSACIEKVVTEEDVYLFAKVTGDYNPLHTDKFQYKDKFKKRIAHGVLLAGYVSACIGMKFPGPGTVYLSQNSKFNLPVYFGDNIKVEVKVLEIYKKENIVKLKTTCIKRNKSKVLTGEAFVMPPLKQ, from the coding sequence ATGAAGGGTTTAACCATTGATGAATTAAAGGTGGGAGACAGTGCTTGTATTGAAAAAGTGGTAACTGAAGAGGATGTATATTTATTTGCCAAAGTAACGGGAGATTATAATCCTCTTCATACAGATAAATTTCAATATAAAGATAAATTTAAGAAAAGGATAGCACATGGGGTGCTGCTGGCAGGATATGTATCTGCATGTATAGGCATGAAATTTCCGGGACCTGGAACTGTGTATTTAAGTCAGAATTCAAAATTTAATTTACCTGTATATTTTGGAGATAATATAAAAGTAGAGGTAAAAGTTTTAGAAATATATAAAAAAGAAAATATAGTAAAATTGAAAACTACTTGTATAAAGCGTAATAAAAGTAAAGTTTTAACTGGGGAAGCTTTTGTTATGCCTCCATTGAAACAATAA
- a CDS encoding NifU family protein: protein MKEKILKVIDEKVRPYLNSHNGDIEVVGVKDGVVKVKLLGQCSGCISAKYTVQDIVEGSIKNEIPEIKSVEVIDYIDEDTLNMARKILSKHHR from the coding sequence ATGAAGGAAAAAATATTAAAAGTAATTGATGAAAAGGTAAGACCCTATTTGAACAGCCATAATGGAGACATTGAGGTTGTTGGAGTAAAAGATGGAGTAGTTAAAGTAAAGCTTTTAGGTCAATGCAGCGGCTGTATTTCAGCTAAGTATACAGTACAGGATATAGTGGAAGGTTCCATAAAAAACGAAATTCCTGAAATAAAATCAGTAGAGGTTATAGACTATATAGATGAAGATACTTTGAATATGGCAAGAAAAATATTAAGTAAGCATCATAGGTAA
- a CDS encoding acetyl-CoA hydrolase/transferase family protein yields MSKGIKNSQLKKKNVKASNVAEKIEEKVEKTDKVVEKAAEVTEKRIRNLKLQEKVVTADVAADMIENGMIVAISGFTPSGYPKEVPKALTKKVNALEEEFKVTLYTGSSTGADIDGEWAKAGIIERRIPYQTNSDMRKKINDGSIKYADMHLSHMAQYINYSVIPKVDIAIIEAVAITEEGDIIPSTGIGNTATFVENADKVIVEINEAQPLELEGMADIYTLKNPPRREPIPIVNAGNRIGTTYVTCGSEKICAIVMTNTQDKTRPLTEVSPVSQAISDNLIGFLNKEVEEGKLPKNLLPIQSGVGSVANAVLAGLCESNFKNLSCYTEVIQDSMLKLIKCGKADVVSGTSISPSPEMLPEFIKDINFFREKIVLRPQEISNNPEIARRIGVISINTALEVDIYGNVNSTHVMGSKMMNGIGGSGDFARNAYLTIFTTESIAKKGDISSIVPMVSHVDHTEHDVMVIVTEQGVADLRGLSPREKAVAIIENCVHPDYKDMLMEYFEEACKSSGGNTPHNLEKALSWHTKFIKTGSMK; encoded by the coding sequence ATGAGTAAAGGGATAAAGAATTCACAATTGAAAAAAAAGAATGTAAAGGCTAGTAATGTGGCAGAAAAGATTGAAGAGAAAGTTGAAAAAACAGATAAGGTTGTTGAAAAGGCAGCTGAGGTTACAGAAAAACGAATTAGAAACTTGAAGCTTCAGGAAAAAGTTGTAACAGCAGATGTGGCAGCTGATATGATAGAAAACGGTATGATTGTTGCAATTAGCGGATTTACTCCTTCCGGGTATCCTAAAGAAGTACCTAAAGCATTGACTAAAAAAGTTAATGCCTTAGAGGAAGAATTCAAGGTAACACTTTATACAGGTTCATCTACAGGAGCCGATATAGACGGAGAATGGGCAAAAGCAGGAATAATAGAAAGAAGAATTCCATATCAGACAAATTCTGATATGAGGAAAAAAATAAATGATGGTTCTATTAAGTATGCTGATATGCATTTAAGCCATATGGCTCAATATATTAATTATTCTGTAATTCCTAAAGTAGATATAGCTATAATAGAGGCAGTAGCTATTACAGAAGAAGGGGATATTATTCCTTCAACAGGAATTGGAAATACAGCTACTTTTGTGGAAAATGCAGATAAGGTAATAGTGGAAATTAATGAGGCTCAACCGCTTGAATTGGAAGGTATGGCAGATATATATACATTAAAAAACCCTCCAAGAAGAGAGCCCATACCTATAGTTAATGCAGGCAATAGGATAGGGACCACATATGTGACCTGTGGTTCTGAAAAAATATGCGCTATAGTGATGACAAATACCCAGGATAAAACAAGACCTCTTACAGAAGTGTCTCCTGTATCTCAGGCTATATCCGATAATCTTATAGGATTTTTAAATAAAGAGGTTGAAGAGGGAAAATTACCTAAGAACCTGCTTCCTATACAGTCAGGAGTTGGAAGTGTAGCAAATGCAGTTTTGGCCGGACTTTGTGAATCAAATTTTAAAAATTTGAGTTGTTATACAGAAGTTATACAGGATTCTATGCTGAAGCTTATAAAATGTGGTAAAGCAGATGTGGTGTCAGGCACTTCCATAAGTCCTTCACCGGAGATGTTGCCTGAGTTCATAAAGGACATAAATTTCTTTAGAGAAAAGATAGTATTAAGACCACAGGAAATAAGTAATAATCCAGAGATAGCAAGAAGAATAGGAGTTATATCCATAAACACTGCTTTGGAAGTAGATATATATGGTAATGTAAACTCCACTCATGTTATGGGAAGCAAAATGATGAATGGTATAGGCGGTTCTGGAGACTTTGCCAGAAATGCATATTTGACTATATTCACTACAGAGTCTATCGCCAAAAAAGGAGATATATCATCTATAGTTCCTATGGTATCCCATGTGGATCATACAGAACATGATGTAATGGTAATTGTTACAGAACAGGGAGTAGCAGATTTAAGAGGTCTTTCTCCTAGGGAAAAGGCCGTGGCTATAATAGAAAATTGTGTTCATCCTGATTACAAGGATATGCTTATGGAATATTTTGAAGAGGCTTGTAAGTCATCAGGTGGAAATACACCACATAATCTTGAAAAAGCTCTTTCCTGGCATACAAAATTTATAAAAACTGGTAGTATGAAATAA
- a CDS encoding sigma-54 interaction domain-containing protein, which translates to MSDKELLEFDNLYKGKKVMDLTMKQLYQIIENSYDGMYITDGDANTLFLNKSYEKITGMKRNDMIGKNMRYLVENKYLSQSGTLLVLESKKNVTIEQKFKTGKTVLVSSSPVFNDNGEITLVVTNVRNVTELYELKEQVKKNMELTEKYYSQLEGIRQQLLKFSDIIAKDEKMLNTLEMAKKVAKVDTTVLLLGETGVGKEKIAKYIHKNSMRNNKSFIKIDCGSIPRNLIESELFGYEKGAFTGANKEGKIGLFELADGGSIFLDEIGELPLDMQVKLLRVLQEGEIKRVGGTEVIRIDVRVIAATNRNLKDMVEKKTFREDLYYRLNVVPIKILPLRERKDDIEPLIEHFLCVFNKKYNFNKIITPAAIDSLKKYKWPGNVRELKNIIERVIIMSSGNKILRSDLPIKEVWDSDASNSNMWKDNLTLKEAVENLEESIIESSLEKHGNVRDAAKELGINASTLVRKRKKYKNKPVLQK; encoded by the coding sequence ATGAGTGACAAGGAATTATTAGAGTTTGATAATTTATATAAAGGGAAAAAAGTAATGGATTTAACTATGAAACAGTTATATCAGATTATTGAAAATTCTTACGATGGTATGTATATCACTGATGGAGATGCAAATACATTATTTTTAAACAAATCTTATGAGAAAATTACTGGAATGAAAAGAAATGATATGATAGGAAAAAATATGCGGTATCTTGTAGAGAATAAATATCTTTCCCAGTCTGGCACCCTTTTGGTTCTTGAAAGCAAAAAAAATGTAACCATAGAACAAAAATTTAAAACGGGTAAGACAGTACTTGTTTCAAGCAGCCCTGTTTTTAATGATAATGGGGAAATAACACTAGTGGTCACAAATGTGAGAAATGTTACAGAGCTTTATGAACTTAAAGAACAGGTAAAAAAGAATATGGAACTTACTGAAAAATATTATTCTCAATTGGAGGGAATAAGGCAGCAGCTTCTTAAATTTTCAGATATTATAGCAAAGGATGAAAAAATGCTTAATACACTTGAAATGGCTAAAAAAGTAGCCAAAGTGGATACTACTGTACTTTTACTTGGGGAAACCGGTGTAGGTAAAGAAAAAATAGCCAAATATATACATAAAAACAGCATGAGAAACAATAAGAGTTTTATAAAAATAGATTGTGGTTCCATACCGCGTAATCTCATAGAGTCGGAACTTTTTGGCTATGAAAAGGGAGCCTTTACAGGAGCAAATAAAGAGGGAAAGATAGGATTATTTGAACTGGCAGACGGAGGAAGCATTTTCCTGGATGAAATAGGAGAACTTCCTCTTGATATGCAGGTAAAATTATTGAGAGTGCTTCAAGAGGGTGAAATCAAAAGAGTAGGAGGAACCGAAGTTATTAGAATTGACGTAAGGGTAATTGCGGCTACCAATAGAAATTTGAAAGATATGGTGGAGAAAAAAACTTTCAGGGAGGATTTATATTATAGGTTAAATGTAGTGCCTATTAAAATTTTACCTCTCAGAGAAAGAAAAGATGACATTGAGCCCCTTATAGAGCATTTTCTGTGTGTATTCAATAAAAAATATAATTTTAATAAGATAATTACCCCTGCAGCTATAGATTCTCTAAAAAAATATAAATGGCCGGGAAATGTAAGAGAGTTAAAGAACATAATAGAGAGAGTTATAATTATGAGTTCGGGAAACAAGATATTGAGGAGTGATTTGCCTATTAAGGAAGTTTGGGATAGTGATGCATCAAACAGTAATATGTGGAAGGACAACTTGACTTTAAAAGAAGCAGTAGAAAATTTGGAAGAGTCTATAATAGAAAGTTCTCTAGAAAAGCACGGTAATGTAAGGGATGCAGCTAAAGAGCTTGGTATAAATGCTTCTACTTTAGTAAGAAAGAGAAAAAAGTATAAAAATAAACCTGTGTTGCAAAAGTAG